In Armatimonadota bacterium, the genomic stretch TCCCGCGACGAGCGAGATCAAGTAGGTCGACATCGGCTGATCCTGCTTCCAATGCCAAATCGCCTGATCGCCGACGGTCTTCGTCCCAACAAGCTTTCCGTTGGAAAGCACGCTCATCCCTTTAGGAACCCGCGCTACCAGCTCGGTCGTGGTCTTGTCATTGGGAAAATCGTAGGTGGGGAACCAGTAGCGGTTGTCCTCCATCTCACCTTGGGTGTAAGCGAGCGAGCCCTTGCTCGGGTACGCGCGCTCGGCGGGAACAAAGTAGATTCCGGCTTCGGGAGCAGCAGAATATTTCAGAGAAACAGTAAGTGGAGTTCCACTGGGAACTCCGGTGCACCGCACGAATACGTTTTTTGCCGTCGATTCCGTCTTAAACTTGCCTTTTCCAACCACATTCACCGATTGAATCGTCATCGGACCCTTATCGAACGCCAACACAGCATTTTTGGCGGTTGTGAGGAGTTTGTGTGAGACTACACCAGAAACCGCTTCCGCTTTGAAATCGAGCGTGACGTCCAGCTTGACGTCGAGAAGGTCAAACTGGTGGGGTGGCCGAATGTCGGGTGCAAAGAACACAGTCGCAGCGAGGGCCGAGCCGAAAAGCATAAGCTATCTTAGCCCATCTTGTCGCGCAACCGAACCGCTGCGTCCCATGCCTTCCGGATATCCGCAACTAGCAAGCTGTAACCGCCGTCGTTATCTGGTCGTTGTTGTCGCAAAATGTAACTTGGGTGCAAAGTGGCGATGGCGGTTTTGGCGTACTCGCATTCGTTGTAAAGCCCGCGTTCCTTGGTGATTGCAAAGTTCTTCCGGATCAAGTTTCTCGCGCTCGGTGCGCCAACGCACAGAATCACCTTGGGGGCGATGAGCGTGAGTTGAGGAAGCAACCACTGGCGGCAAGCTCCGGTCTCTTCCTCGGTTGGAGGGCGATTCTGAGGTTTCCCAGTCGACCAATCCGCAGCGCGGCATTTCACCGTGTTACAGATGTAAACCGTCTCGCGGCTAAGGCCGGCGTCCACAAGCGCCTTGTCTAACAGTTGGCCCGCTCGCCCCACAAACGGTCGACCGGTTCTATCCTCCTGATCACCTGGACCCTCTCCGACAAGAACTAGCGGAGAACGCGGATCGCCTTCCCCGAAGACGACGTTGGTTCTTCGCTCACTGAGTCCACAGGCAGTGCAAACCAGAGCATGCGATCGCAACTCCTCAAGCGTCACGACGTATTGCCTCCAAAAGTTTGTCGTAACTGTCTTCAAGCGATTGGGGCATGACCCGCGTATCGCCGACGGTGGTGAGGAAGTTAGTGTCCCCGTTCCAGCGGGGCAGAACGTGCCAATGGATATGCTCCGGAATTCCAGCTCCGGCTGCGCGGCCTAAGTTAATCCCGATGTTGAAGCCATCCGGCTTGTAGACTTCAGTAAGCCATTTTACAGACCGGGCGACCAATCGATTGATCTCCAAAAGCTCCTGATCGGTCATCGTTGGCAAGTCATTCGTCTGCCGAAAGGGTGCAATGAGCAAGTGCCCGTTTGTGTACGGGAAGGCGTTGAGAATGACAAAAGCCGTTTCACCGCGGTGCAGAATGAAGTTCGTCCGGTCATCGTTCTGAGCCGGAAGCTCCACAAAGATGTTGCCGGAAGCCGAGGGTCTCTCGACATACTTCAGCCGCCAAGGCGCCCACAAATTCTCTGGCATGAAGTCTAGTTTAGACCCTTAGATTGACTTCGCAAGGATAATCGCTTCTGCAACTTCCTGCATCGTCTTACGAAGGTTCATTGACTGCACCTGGATGCGACGGTAGGCTTCAGCCTCGCCAAGGCTGTGGGAGTCCATCAAGATTCCCTTGGCTCGGTCGATTGCCTTTCGGGCTTCGAGACGCTGCGATAGGTTCGTCACTTCCTTTGTTAGCAAGACGTTTTGCTCAAAGCGGGCGCGGGCAACTTCGATCGAGGGTGCTAAATCGCTCGGCTTAAACGGCTTCACCAGATAAGCAAAGACCCCAGCGGCTCGGGCTCGGTCGATGAGTTCCTTATCCGAGTAGGCCGTAAGCATGATCGTCGGAGCGATGTTTTCGTCGGTGATAATGTCGACCGCCTCAATCCCGTCCATCACGGGCATCTTGACGTCAAGAATGCAGACATCCGGCTTCAATTCTCTCGCCAGATCCACCGCTGCTTGGCCGTCGCCAGCCTCACCCACAACTTCATATCCGAGGCTCTCCAGCATCTGGCGGAGGTCAAGCCGGATAATCGGCTCATCATCAGCAATCACTACGCGAACTTGGGACATGGCTCTTTGGGTGCCGACACGATCTTCATCGATCCGCATCGCGAATCTAAAAGATACCATGATCTAAGCTAAAATGAACCGTGGCAAAGCGCGCAGACGGTTTTCTCGATCAGATCATAGATTACGCAGGCACTTTTCCCCCTGCTGCTCTCGCCGCTTCCGAAGCTGTTGAGAGTTACTTTGCCTTGATGGACACCGACGATCACTGGATCATCGAGAACCTGGCGTGGCGGGTCGCCGATCTCGCAACTCTGGCAGATTTACTCGGAAATCGAAACGTTGGAATCGCGGCAATTGGTCGTACAGGTGCTGAGTGGGCTGACTGGCAGGCAGCCAGGGAGTATGACGCGAAGGACATGTCCGTCTTCTTAGGCATGAGCCAAAATTCGATGATCCGAACCTACGAGTGCCCGGCTCCGCCTCTGTCGCACTTCAGTGCGGGAATCGCCTCGCTCAAGAGCTACCGCGATGAAACCGACGTGTTCTTCGAGGTCTCTTGGGATCGAGACGTAACCGACGAACTTGCCATGATGGCGGAGAGTGAATGGCTTTCTGCAAAGTTTCGATGTGGGGGGGCTGCAATCCCGTCTCCAACTCAACTCGCGACCGTTTTGAAAGAGTGCATTGATCTAGAGCTACCTTTCAAACTCACCGCTGGACTGCACGAGCCAGTAGCTCACGAAGGTCAGCACGGCTTCCTTAACGTGTTCGCCGCTATCGGCATGCGGTATCTGGAGGATTCTAGCATCAGTGAGATGGCAAGTATTCTCGCCGACGAGAATCCATCCTCGTTCTCGATCACGGGAGCTTTTGCCTATCGCGGCCGCGAGTTCTCCGAAGACGACCTCGAGGACCTTCGCTCCTTCTTCACCACCTTTGGCTCGTGCAGCGTTGCCGAGCCGCTCGCCGGCCTCGACCGCCTCGCAGGAAAGTAAATCATGTTTGTCGTACCAAAAACCGCTCGCTCCTGGGTCAACGTTGATCCATCGTCTCATTTTTCAA encodes the following:
- a CDS encoding HIT domain-containing protein, with translation MPENLWAPWRLKYVERPSASGNIFVELPAQNDDRTNFILHRGETAFVILNAFPYTNGHLLIAPFRQTNDLPTMTDQELLEINRLVARSVKWLTEVYKPDGFNIGINLGRAAGAGIPEHIHWHVLPRWNGDTNFLTTVGDTRVMPQSLEDSYDKLLEAIRRDA
- a CDS encoding uracil-DNA glycosylase, translated to MTLEELRSHALVCTACGLSERRTNVVFGEGDPRSPLVLVGEGPGDQEDRTGRPFVGRAGQLLDKALVDAGLSRETVYICNTVKCRAADWSTGKPQNRPPTEEETGACRQWLLPQLTLIAPKVILCVGAPSARNLIRKNFAITKERGLYNECEYAKTAIATLHPSYILRQQRPDNDGGYSLLVADIRKAWDAAVRLRDKMG
- a CDS encoding response regulator; the protein is MSQVRVVIADDEPIIRLDLRQMLESLGYEVVGEAGDGQAAVDLARELKPDVCILDVKMPVMDGIEAVDIITDENIAPTIMLTAYSDKELIDRARAAGVFAYLVKPFKPSDLAPSIEVARARFEQNVLLTKEVTNLSQRLEARKAIDRAKGILMDSHSLGEAEAYRRIQVQSMNLRKTMQEVAEAIILAKSI